One window of Cydia pomonella isolate Wapato2018A chromosome 5, ilCydPomo1, whole genome shotgun sequence genomic DNA carries:
- the LOC133518178 gene encoding uncharacterized protein LOC133518178, with the protein MLEMHSICRGIKDERFFTFLLNCEMFLQGRVIIVWLSWLIGGICGVVILLAIVCYCRLMPRHQKSFDEQYLKEKGSIKDSYAAYTSQDGYTRVKNAEVQVSRHLRPASYAGDAERRGRASRAPPPPEPPASRDQAAQYASSGMLDELSTSTSIDALKTRSLPAFLRPKPRPLSTEDDLQQLYAKVSLSKKYKNRMRSEHAAIIALSKSRSQFFDADAVIVYDQRTAL; encoded by the exons ATGTTAGAGATGCATTCAATATGTAGAGGGATCAAAGACGAgcgtttttttacttttttgttgaATTGTGAAATGTTTCTGCAG GGCCGTGTTATAATTGTTTGGTTATCTTGGCTTATAGGAGGAATTTGTGGCGTTGTAATTTTGTTAGCTATAGTTTGCTACTGCCGCCTCATGCCGCGTCACCAGAAATCTTTTG ATGAGCAATACCTGAAGGAAAAAGGCAGCATCAAAGATAGCTATGCTGCTTACACCAGTCAGGACGGCTACACGAGGGTGAAGAATGCCGAG GTGCAGGTGTCCCGGCACCTGCGGCCGGCGAGCTACGCGGGCGACGCGGAGCGCCGCGGGCGCGCCTcgcgggcgccgccgccgcccgagcCGCCCGCCAGCCGGGACCAGGCGGCGCAGTACGCGTCCAGTGGCA TGCTGGACGAATTGTCTACCAGCACGAGCATCGACGCGCTCAAGACGCGCTCGCTGCCGGCGTTCCTGCGGCCTAAACCGCGACCCCTGTCCACTGAGGACGACCTGCAGCAGCTCTACGCTAAG GTGTCGCTGAGCAAGAAGTACAAGAACCGCATGCGCAGCGAGCACGCCGCCATCATCGCGCTCAGCAAGTCCCGGAGCCAGTTCTTCGATGCTGACGCCGTCATCGTGTACGACCAGCGCACCGCGCTCTAA